Within Salarias fasciatus chromosome 15, fSalaFa1.1, whole genome shotgun sequence, the genomic segment CATAAGACTTGTGATGATTTATCTTTTTCAATACTGTGTGAGGTTTTTATGGAGTTATGTTTCTGGGCATCTTACCACAGATAGAGTTGATTCTGGCCGTGGGTCTGAAACTGTCCACAAAGTCTGATATCAAACTGCCTAACAGCTACAagtgagacagaaagacacaacGTGTAATAAACAtgctttacacacacagacacacacagacaaacaacaaCGTGCCACATACCCAGTGGGACAGATGTCCTTCAGGATACATTTTTCTGATTTCTGTAACAGCAAGATAGGCTGGCAGGAGACAGGCATTTCTGTCCAGGATGTATTCAACCACctagaaaacaaaaatcacacaaaagtGATACATTACATGAAGCAAATGAAAAGTATTCAAGTCAGCCATCAAATCCAAGTTTATGGAGCAGTAGGAACACGGCTTACCTCTCTGGCAGCCAGAAGCTGCTGGACTATAGCTGAGCTCACAGTTGTGGGAATAGTCTGAATTTTGTCCAGCACAGCTTTCAGCAGGTCACGGACTCCCTGGAGCAAACACAGTTGAAAACGCATCTGGTGATGTTAGACTATGCAGAACATATTACAATGAAAGTAAGAAATGAGAAACAGTTCCAGTGgttgaaacatttgaaataattCCAGAAGAAATATTACTTGCAGAGCCGTatacattttttcagtgtgtgtgttttgcatgtaTGTTTGTCAAAGACCTTGTAGTCCACTCCGCCGATGATCTTGCGGATTAGTCTGAAAGTTAACGCCCACAACTGTGTTCGCTCCCACTCCAGACTGTCTGAGCTCAACAGAGCTCCACAGACCATCCTGAAGGAAGCAAGGCagattaaaatataaaacacacagaagagcAGAAACAATGCAGTGTCTGGggacttttcactgttttaaatAGTACCAAAAGCAGGGCTACATGATAAACATGCAATTTTCAATATTGCTGGGTATTGCAATGATGGCATGATTTGCAATGAATACAGGTTCATAAGTCAATGGCGttaatgtctttgttttcagtgcTTTTTCTCTTATATCATCAATTAATCACGCAACTGTTTCAAGAAAATTTCCAAAAATCacagatttcattcatatttaaaaaattttCAGGCTGAATTCACAAAGTATGATTGCTCAGAAACAATTTATCACAGCGCAGTCATTCATTAGAATTATGTAATGTGTGACGTTGACGTTGAGATCATGAGAAATTTCCAATATATTGTGCAGCACTAAGTGTTAGCAAATGTGCTTCTCGGGTACCTGGGTGGCAACAAACTGGTCTCCACAGCCATCGCCAGACAGTCGTACAGGAAGGAGATTCTCTTTGGACTGTGCTGGCTGTGTATGAAGCGCACTATCCACTGAACACACTGTTCATGGGAATCCTGTGCATAAAAATTGAGGTATTAAGAAAAAGTAACAAACTTGTTATTGTTTTCGTGTGATGGTATGCTTTAGTGTGTGTGACAACCTGTGGTAGAGTTCCCCAGTATTGTCTGAATGCCCCGAGACAACTGATCAACTTCGTCCTTTCATCTTCTGGAGTGTCCATAAACATCCTGAACACACAATACTTCAGTCAAATCACTTTGCTTTGCACAGCAAATTATAACGTAAGGTGAATATTTCCAATAGAACACATAGATGAAACATCCAATACAACACCTTTAATCACAAGTTACAAAAAACATGGGGAGATATAAACATAAATCTGGAATATTCTTACCCAGCAAAGGCCTCTTCTATCATCTCAGTTTTCTGAGAAAACGAAAAGAAGAATGAATCTAACAGAGAAGTTTGTAGTTACGAACTCATAACATCTCGTTGCCTGTTTGTTACAATGTTGCAGAGCAAGACCTGATGGACTTTGTAGTAAAGATGTTACTAACCATAAGGACCAAATTTGACATTATACGTGCCTCTGTCGATATATCTTgtgaatataaatataaatactAACATGCAAATAACAAAATACAAAGATATTTTATGATATTACTACAAATGTCATATATACTTCTAAATTATGAAGCTGCACATGAACAGCCAAAGTGAACCAAAAATAACCTCAGCTGTAAATTAATATTATTACTGTTGGAGTAAAACCcacacattttcaaactgaGGAAATTTACTTTTGGAAAAGGTGAAGCTTTTCTCTAACGCTACATACACTACTGTTAGCTCGAATGGAAAAGCGCTCAAGAAGATGCTAATTACCACAACATCCTCAAAGATGCTTTGCAGCTGCGTTTCCATCGAAAGCGCCATGTTTGACGGGAAAAGGTGTGCGTCTTCAGCCAAacatcacaaaaactgaagaggTTTATCTGCAGAAAGACAGCAGACAATGCAGCCAGGAAGCTAATGCTAAGAGCAACCAGGCTGCACACGGAGCGGTGTAACACCAAAAACATTCCGGAAATAAAACAGACGCGCCTAAAGGTTCCGTTACCCCTTAagcgttgttgttgttgttgttattattattattattattattattattattattattattattattattattagtagtagtagtagtagtagtagtagtagtagtagtagtatttaGAGAAGACATGAAGTTATCTTGAAGCGTAAACTCGGTGTATTTGTGTGATGACAAATTCTACTTTTGTGATAAAATtttatactttatttatttatttatttatttatttatttatttatttttcttatttcgTGATACCATATGTTGGTCACCAGATGTCTTATGAGTGGAGGTGAAAAGTGCTGTTCATGAAAAGTTGACATCTTGGGGAAAAGCCATCATTTTAGGAACAggaatgtaatttttttaagttgtgCTGTTCATGAAAAGTTGACATCTTGGGGAAAAGCCATCATTTTAGGAACAGGAATGTaattttttaaagttgtgttagtagtcatttttttctgttcaaaaATTTTGGTTCTTGGTCACTCAAGATAAAACTGtatataaaatacataaatgctGCTGGTGTTATTCAGAACACTTtttaattcttttatttttttccttcagtcctCTCCCATCAAGTTCAGCTGTGAATTTGCagccaatatttttttttcttatttcaacaTTGCCCATGGATTTTGTCTTTTGGTTGTTGCCCCCGCCTTTCAAGACCAAGGTGTGAGAAGACGCAGCCGCACACCGTCTCCAGGTCCACCTGACGCACAGGTGTGTAACGGAGACAAACAGGTGAGATCGCATTCCTCCCTCAAACACGGAAACCGAAGGTGCCGCGAAGGTATTTCTTTCGCTTGAACAGCAAACAGTCAGAATCTGACTGGTCTTCGATTACCAGCACCTCCCTCGTCTGCTGCGGGACTTGCCTTTTCCACGAACATGTGTTTGTAACTTTTCTCTCTGCGGTCGCGGCTCTGTGCGCCTTTGCGCGATCGGGCAGACGCGCTGGAAAGACGCCGCTGGGCCAACATGTTCCCGCATcatctgaaaacatgaactCATTCAAAGATGTGGGCTGGATtcatttttctcatcttttgGGGTCTGCCCCTCTCAGGTAAGGGAGATTTATCTTTACAATGGAAATACAACACATTTTCTCCATGGCTATCTGTTTGCCTCTGTAAACTGTTAATGTTTGAACCTTGAATGCAATAGACATCCAAGAAAATACTTGAAGCACAGACTGAAATTTCACACATCTAGTTTATTATGTTAAACTTATTATGAATCCCTGCAAGACAGAGCAATAGAAATGCACTGTAACTGTGCAGTGGACTTAACActgttctgtgtgtgcatgatAAAAACTGATTATTGCATTTGGGTGTTTGAATGCCATTAAGATTATTCATGAGAGGCTGTCAAAGTGCTTTCTTTTAGGCAGTACTCATGCTGACATATTGTCAGAAGTGTAAAGCCAGTCGATTAATCAATTTTGCTTgctctgttgggtttttctctatAATGTGTGTAGAAATGACTGGGTTGTACTTGACGCTATATAAacaaagctgaattgaattgaattggattaaaaaacagcagcatcctTCAGATTTCACTGTGTGGTTTTATGGTTTTTATTAGTATTAAATGCTTAGAACTGAGATTAAGGATGAGCCACACTGCTTGAATGTTGAGGAAGTAGTCAGAAAGTCTTACATAACCACACAATTGGTATGTAACATATCTCCAGGTATCTCGGTTTCATTGTagtttcattttcttctctttctccctcaAGTGTCCATCCCCCCTCCCGGCCCCGTCAATGTCAGCTTTTCCTCTGTGAATCTAAGGAACGTCCTACACTGGTCTCCTGGAATTAACACTCCTGATGACACACTCTTTACTGTGGAATATTCAATGTAAGTGAAGATTTTGGAGTTTATTGATTTCAGAACAGTCAAAAATACATATACAGTAAAGTTCTCAGAGAACAGAGAgtgaaacaaaactgaacaacaacTGTAACCAGATCTCAGAAACGGTGTTTAAGTGCTGGAAGAGGTGTCTATTGCGGGTCAATCCCCTCGGCTGTTATCAAGATCTTGAGCAGTTAAACATTAATCCTTGTGTGTTTACTCCCGCTTTCCTTAGCTACGGGGACAGCATTGAGGGCAATAAAGGACGGCGTGTGCGCTGGAGGCCCGTGCAGAAATGTCGGGAAATAGTGCGGACCTGGTGCGATCTGAGCGGGGAGacggaggacgaggagcaggGCTACCATGCCAGAGTCCGGGCCGTGACCAGGAAGGCCTCGTCCCGATGGGTTCTGACACAGAGGCGGTTTGACCCAAAGGTGGACAGTAAGTGAAAGTGACATTCTgcttaaaacatttgaaatttgatttaagataaaaatcaatttttgtTAACTTTCACTATTCTAAACACgccaaaacattgttttttaaaCCCATTCAGCTAGTTTTGGTCCTCCATTGGTCTCTGTGGAAGTAGAAAACAACAGCGCCATCATCACGCTGAAGGGTCCCATGAGGTATCAGTCAAAAAACCACTCCTTCGTCCATTCAATGGCAGCAATCTACCCACAAATGACTTACAACCTCTCGGTCAACAATACCTACCGCAACCAGGTGGTGAGTACATACACATACAGtaccatccatcttttttttttttttttaatgttgtacAGTGACTAATCTCTGCATGTCTGTAGCACCATGTCCCTGTGGCGGTCAGTCCACACAAATACCGGCAGCTGGACTACAACACAGAATATTGCTTTTCTGCTCGGTCACGGTTCCTCGCCATGCCCGTGCAGTGCCAGCCGTCAGCATGGCTCTGCATCGTCACGCCTAAAGGTAAAAACTACATGACGGCCCCGCAGAGGAATCCTGTACGCCTGCTTGACAATTAGACAGGAATGTGACTGAACATGGAACAGAAACTTAAAGAGACACAGATGTTTATTGCTTTTGTTCTTGAGATCTGTTGAGTTTGTACGCACctgaaaatgacaacatgaaactgctttccaggtttttgttttggattttgcTGCTTGTGCTACACACGGTATTAAAAAGGTGCTATGTCTACTATATAAATATACAGTGACATTTTGTCGACtgttcatttttctctctccagacCCTCTGATCGAGCATCTGCAGAAGGTGGTTGTAAGCATTGTTGTTCCAGGCTTGTGCTTCGGTGTGATTGCGGTGGCTGGCTATGTTCTCCATCATTACCTGACGGGCAAAGGACAGAAGACCCCAAACATGCTGGTAACACCAATGAACACACATAGATGAACCAGCTATGAAATAGTATATGCCTCAAAGAGTTTGGCCATGCATCATGTAGAATTAGAAGTAGAATTATCCATATCACCATGCTCAATAGAAGTGTTGACTCATTTGTAGTCATCCTGTTGGAATTAATGTGAAGTATACGTTGTTGAAACCCAAGCACTTAATTTTTATGAGTTTTACTATTGTTTCCTAACTCCACAGTTTCCTCCTTTCAACCTCCAGAACTCGTCATATTTCCAGCCAGCCCCGGCGACATTTCCACCTGAGAAGCCCAGGAATAACAATGTCAGCATCATGAAGAACGAGCCCATCAGCACCGTATCAGACCCTGAGTGCTTCAGGAGGCAGCAGTGTACCGCTGATTGCCCTCCCGCCTATTCACCGCAGAATGCCGGAGCGCATCCAGAGGAAGCCGGAGATAATTTGTCTGTTGACTATGGATTTGTCGCTGTCGCACCTACAATTAATGAAGAAGACgatgaagaaagagaaagagggcATGATGAAGGAAATGCTGAGACACACGCCGCTGGAAGCAGCTTCCCCAGGAGCTGGTTGGGAGCTGTGGGTGTCCACTCCCCTCCAGTTTCTCCTCTGCAGAAATCTTACCAAGTGCAGAACTTGTTGCAGacatgcagagaaacacacacgctGATAGATCCACAAGCTGAGAAAAACACTCACGAGCTCACAAGTTCAGCTTTACCCACACTAAATCAAGTGCCGTCACTCACTTTTCCTCCAGGTTTATTTCCTAACAGTAACACAGATGAGGATGAAAGGCACAAACCAGAAAATCAACCCCTCCTGTCGGCTTATGCATCCCAAAATATCCAAAACACGAGTACCTTCCAACCTGCCCAGTCCGATTACCTACCAGATGACTACGCCATGGTGGCAGGCGCCAGTCAGGAAACCCAGGAAGATGATTGTGATtatgaagatgaggaggaggggggaaggaTTTGTATTGACTGGGATCCTGAAACTGGGAAATTAGTGCTGCCGGTGTTCAGCGTGGAGGAAAGAGGGGATGGTTTCAGGGAGtcagaggaagaaaggaggaTTGGAGAAGACGATGTGGAGGCATATGTGATGAAGGGTGAACTGAGGTTGGAGAATGTGCTTGTTCAACAAGGatctgaggaagaagaggcagagagagagctggaAAGAGGTGGAGCAACGGGTTGGGAGGTGGATGATTTTTTGAGCAAATGGAATTTGGAAATCTCCATGGGTGAGTAGATCACATTCATCAACATATTTACAGAgttatcacaaaaacaaaatcctgGAAACAAGAACTTTTAACGGCATAACAAAGTGAATTTTCAGTGTGAAAGTTGCTGCTTTTGTCTCATTCTAACCAGCACTTTACAGATTGATTAAATCACTCCAATCAAATGAAGCGAGCTAATAGCTTCAACTCAGaaggaaaatgtgtgtttacatagtagtttatttttgtaaattgatttttttttttttttttagaatcaaATGCTTGTGGTGTAACTGTGAAAAACCATTTTTAATTCTGCAAGAAATCGCTAAGAAACTATTCTGGTGTGTTGCTTCTGATACAAAACAGTAACAGTAGTATtacagggggagaaaaaaaacaaatgaagggaGCTTTACCAAGGTGAATTCTGTTCAGTTATGATTAATGCTGCTTGTTTAGTTTGTACATCACTGTAAATATATGTTCTTAATAACTGACTGTGCTCCAATGAAGAGTTAAGAGTTGTTTTGGTTTATCGCAGTTTACCTTCAATAGTTCAACAAAGCACTTAAACTCCTTTTGTTGAGACACTTTGAACTAAACCCTGGGCCAGTATTTGTGTTGGTGTTATCCCAGACTAAATCACCATGAAAGGATTTGAACTACAGTATATACTGAAAAGTAGAGAACACTTGTTAGATTGCTTCCTAGCGATGAATCCTTTGCGGTCGTCTGGGTCAGTCGAGCATGAAAAGCATGCCTTCGCTGAAATCAGAGTTTATTCTAGGGTTGAGGCTAAAACCGTTGGCAGGATATTCTCGTGCCTTCTTCACTCATCGCTCTGGAGGTGGTCTCTGTTAAACCTCACTCTGTAGTTTGTTCCCAGGCCATCACCATATACCTCTGGTTTCTGAATCTCATGTTTATATTACCTTGATATGCCGATCAGACAACTGATAATCAGCATCTGAGGGCACTAGAAGCTCAAAGCAATgtgttaaaaagaaagagaagatgtCATTTATGGAGATTTGGTAAATGTGTTGAGGCCACAGAATGTTTTTCTGATCATTCCACAAAATGTAAGTTCCTAATCTGACacattttccagtgaaacatgcttttttcataagaacaaagaaatgtACTGAACAGAgaattcattatttttattagtggtttatttttttgcttttgtagaAATTTCTTTTCTACAGACCACCAGAAATGAGATGATTGAGGAGTCTACCTCGGATTTTTAGACATCGCATAGCACTTAATGTATTATTCCTCCGAATactatatttatatatatacaaaGGGATTGTCTAATAGCCTCACAAGCACAACCTGTGGATAATTACctgctttttattattttttgtatcTATGTTGAGTTCACTTGTGTTTGTTAAGCATAAGTATATAGTCTGTAATTTACAAGTTGTCAGGGACTATTAAAGGACAGTAAATATTTCTCTCAGAAGAATGttacaaaaagaaacaagtttAATGATGTAATGATGAAGCATTATGtcagttttcttcctttttccgTATTTCATTTTGCTGCCCGATCTTCATGAAGTGTCGGGACTCATGTTAGTgatgaaaacaaccaaaaaaaaagaccaacacCCAAACTTAAAGTGATACTATGTATTATCTCGTGATCTCATTTTGGGAATTATTATAAATCCTCTTCCTGTTGCCTGGCAAGTCATTTATCTACTGCTCAAGGAACTTTAGCAGAAGGTACTTTTACTCTGTGATTCATTCTCAAAGTTCAACTCTTTTATGACATTAttgcttttgtgtgtttctgttgcacttgttgctatatttttttttcctaacaaaGATTAAAGTGTATGATCCATAAATTCTTGTCTCTGATTTGTTTGAATCAAGATCCACAAATTGTTTAACCAACAATCATATTCTCTCCCTTGAGGTTTGTGCTTTGGCATCTCCACCCTTAAAGCATGATCAAAGGAACTGCATGTCTGTGGTAACATTTGCTCTGTTTATTACACTGCTTGATATGATTAAGTTATAAAGCTCAAAGAGACACCGTCTGAGCAATCCATTTATCTGGACTGAGTCGTTTTAATAGTGAGATAGCACACATTTTATAATATGCAATTTGCATCAAATAGTGCTGATCGAGAGTCCTGTTAAATAACCTGATAACATGCGCAGTTAGTGGTGgcacccagctcacgttccctattaatGGGTGAACAGTCCAATgcttctgcttcacaatgataggaagagcctacatcgaaggatcaaacaGTGATGTAGTCATGAACACTTGCCGCCACAAGTGTGACCTGCCAGTCTGGCTTCGCGGTTTGCAGGTGAGAAATCAGAACGGGTGGAGAGCTGACAATCTGAAAACAAGAAGGACTGCATCTCTGAGTGAGCTCATCAAAACAAGAGTCGAGCCAGGATGATAGAGAATCTCTACTTCACACTGAATTTTGCGGTAGTCTGCCACTATAAATGGTCTACAAAATGGAATTTGGTAATAAACAGAGTAACTTATCAGTCTTTATAGCTTCAAAAAGACCAAATAACGCAGTGTCTTGGGAGCAAAGGTgacacagaaaaccacacagacgGAAAATGATCAACTTTACATCTTAACAATTCACAAtacacattatttaaaaaaaagaaaaaatctatCTGTAGTGGCTATTTgtctaaaatgcaacaaaaatcaaaaatcaaaactcaaacttcaaactgccACTGGTGCACCGGGTCGTGGTTTACGCAGGCAAAAGAAATCATAATCCAACAAAATTCAGTGAGGTTTGTCATGGTTTATTCTCCAAAGCAAGCAACAATTGGAgcgatcacttcctgctgcttctctcgcGCTGATAAAAAACCATAGCCCCACCCAGGTGCACCCTGATCCTCTGCCTGCAACCTCCTTAAATAACCTCCAAGTGCAGGTGATATCAATTAACTCTACAAAAGCAAgcctaacagaaaataatgtgccAATTacccaaacaaacatgcaaaataaacaaataaatctaaacaaaataaacactatatgaaattacacaaacaaaacataattaagaaaatattcagaaaatacttAAAGACTAATAAATAGCTCTAACACTCCGGCCCCTAATTGTGTACAACCCACAATTACCATTACTTCTCAAAATGAGCTATTACCCCAACTAAACTATTAGCATAGCTATTCTGTGAGTGATTTCTCTTGGACGtctctgttggaagggagagagggagagggagagagagagaagttggTCAATGATGCTAAgctgctgcctccagcagcGCTTGAAGGCGCAACAACTGAACCAGGCTCCATCATCCATGATCTTCTTGGAGTGGTAGCATGTGggcctgcagcttcttctgggCTGCAGCCTCTTCCTCGATCCTGGTCAACACAGCGAGcagttcctcctccttcttgttCAGCTGAGCTCGGAGTTCAGTGACCTGAGCCTGCACATCTGCGGTCCGGCCGTTCAGCTCAGTCAAGTCTTCCTCAAGCTTACAGCGGTTTTTCTCCAGCTCCTGACGCTCTTCCTGCCGGGTCACTTGCAGCAGAGGTTTCACCTCAGCAAGAAGTCTCCACCACTGCCATTTCCTGAGGTTGAGGTGAGCTACACAGTTGGCCTGCAGAGAGGCAAGATGCTTCTGCACATTcatcctcctctcatcctcatcctccagcATCTCTTGCAGGttgttctgctcctccagctgcctgagGTGGCCTGACAGCCCGAGCTTCTGCAGAGTCTCCTCTTGAGGCAACGTCTGTGTATCCTGCAGCTGAGATTCAAACGAAGAAAGGTCCTTGCTGGATTTGATGTTGTTGCCCCCCGCTTCACTCAGGAGGCTGTTGACATCCTCCAACTCTTTCTGCATCTTGGTCTTGCATTCCAGGTTCTGTCTCTGGGTTCTCAGGAACTCCCCAGCTCGCACGCCTCTGGATGCTTCATCTGCTGGATTCTCCTTTGAGCTCACGTATCTCCACTCATC encodes:
- the il20ra gene encoding interleukin-20 receptor subunit alpha isoform X1 — encoded protein: MWAGFIFLIFWGLPLSVSIPPPGPVNVSFSSVNLRNVLHWSPGINTPDDTLFTVEYSIYGDSIEGNKGRRVRWRPVQKCREIVRTWCDLSGETEDEEQGYHARVRAVTRKASSRWVLTQRRFDPKVDTSFGPPLVSVEVENNSAIITLKGPMRYQSKNHSFVHSMAAIYPQMTYNLSVNNTYRNQVHHVPVAVSPHKYRQLDYNTEYCFSARSRFLAMPVQCQPSAWLCIVTPKDPLIEHLQKVVVSIVVPGLCFGVIAVAGYVLHHYLTGKGQKTPNMLFPPFNLQNSSYFQPAPATFPPEKPRNNNVSIMKNEPISTVSDPECFRRQQCTADCPPAYSPQNAGAHPEEAGDNLSVDYGFVAVAPTINEEDDEERERGHDEGNAETHAAGSSFPRSWLGAVGVHSPPVSPLQKSYQVQNLLQTCRETHTLIDPQAEKNTHELTSSALPTLNQVPSLTFPPGLFPNSNTDEDERHKPENQPLLSAYASQNIQNTSTFQPAQSDYLPDDYAMVAGASQETQEDDCDYEDEEEGGRICIDWDPETGKLVLPVFSVEERGDGFRESEEERRIGEDDVEAYVMKGELRLENVLVQQGSEEEEAERELERGGATGWEVDDFLSKWNLEISMGE
- the il20ra gene encoding interleukin-20 receptor subunit alpha isoform X2 → MWAGFIFLIFWGLPLSVSIPPPGPVNVSFSSVNLRNVLHWSPGINTPDDTLFTVEYSIYGDSIEGNKGRRVRWRPVQKCREIVRTWCDLSGETEDEEQGYHARVRAVTRKASSRWVLTQRRFDPKVDTSFGPPLVSVEVENNSAIITLKGPMRYQSKNHSFVHSMAAIYPQMTYNLSVNNTYRNQVHHVPVAVSPHKYRQLDYNTEYCFSARSRFLAMPVQCQPSAWLCIVTPKDPLIEHLQKVVVSIVVPGLCFGVIAVAGYVLHHYLTGKGQKTPNMLNSSYFQPAPATFPPEKPRNNNVSIMKNEPISTVSDPECFRRQQCTADCPPAYSPQNAGAHPEEAGDNLSVDYGFVAVAPTINEEDDEERERGHDEGNAETHAAGSSFPRSWLGAVGVHSPPVSPLQKSYQVQNLLQTCRETHTLIDPQAEKNTHELTSSALPTLNQVPSLTFPPGLFPNSNTDEDERHKPENQPLLSAYASQNIQNTSTFQPAQSDYLPDDYAMVAGASQETQEDDCDYEDEEEGGRICIDWDPETGKLVLPVFSVEERGDGFRESEEERRIGEDDVEAYVMKGELRLENVLVQQGSEEEEAERELERGGATGWEVDDFLSKWNLEISMGE